The window TTGTTCGAAATATTATTTTTAAGGTCTTCTAAAGCTGTTTTGAAAGGGTGTAGCATCAAAATATATTCGTATTCTGTTTTCCAGTTTTGAAAATTTTCTCTTTCCTCTTTCAAAATTTCATATACAGCAGACAACGCCCCTATTCTTTCTTCTCTGACAGCTTTTGTCTGTTCTTTTAAATCATCAATATTATAGACTTTTAAAAAGTTAGTCAGTTTGTGTTCTACACTTCTAGGCATAGAAAGGTCAATAAAACACTGACGACAACTCACATTCCTAACATTTATAGTCAGAGAATTAAAGAAATTAGGCAACGAAACAGAGCTAATGACAATATCAGCTTTTTCTGCTTCTTCAAAAACATCTTTAAAGTCTATCACTTCATAAGCATTTTCAGTCGCTAACATCGCCGATTTTCCAAGAGTTCGGTTGGTAATCTTGACATTTTGGATACCCATTTTTCTTAGATTACGTACTGTGTCTGCACCAATCTTTCCCACACCAACTACTAAAATAGAAGGCATAGAAGAAGGATTGTTTTTTACAATTTTACGTACTAAATCTGCCGTTGCAAAAGAAACAGAAGCTGCTCCACTCCTAAAAACGGTTTGAGACGTAATTTTTTTACTTGCTTTCAAAACAAAGCTGATAAGTTTGTGAAAATATGTGCCAATAGTTTCTAGTTCGTCTGCAAGTTGATAGGCTTGTTTGACTTGATGCGTAATTTGCCAATCGCCAATAATTTGAGAATCTACGCCCACACTTATCTCAAAAAAACGCTTAATAACTTCATCCGAATGAGTGAGTTCTCTAAAACCAGCTTTTATCAATCGTTCAATAGAAACAGATTTTATCTGTGCAAATTTTTCTTTGACAATAGAAATAGCATTTTCTTTTCCATACCAATAGACTTCTGTCCTGTTGCAGGTAGATAAAATAAAGACTTCTTGAATTTCTGTAATGGCTTTTAGTTCAAGAAGTAGTGTTTCGGTTTCTCTTTCTGATAGCGAAAAACGTTCTCTTGTCGGAACACTAGCTTCTTTGTAAGTGATGTAGAAAGTACCAAATGAGTTTTCCATAATTGCTATTATTTTACGATTAGTTGGATGCAACTAATACAGTTTCTTGAAAGAATTTTTTATCATTTTCCGACCACGAGAGTTTTATTCTCCAAAGTCCTTGTTCTATTTTTTTTGTGATGAGTTGTTTGTTTTCTTGTTCTAAATCAATAGGAAGGGTAAAATCTAAATCCTTATCAGAAGGACGAAAAAACGCAATTTCTCCATTTACTTTGCGCTCGCTTTCAGCAGTTGGAAATTTGAGTTCTATATTTCCATTTTCTAATTGTTTTATGGTTGGTTTTTCTGTAAGAGTCGCTACATTTTTTTGCTCTTCAATTTGTGTTTGAAAATCAACTCCTTTTGAATAATAATTTTCTGTAACAAGTTCGATTTTCTGCTGATGCGACATCACTACAAGTGATAACATAAAAATCACAAAAGCTGCATAAAATAAAAATAGCCCTGTTCCCCAATTAAATTTTGCCCAAAGTGTGGTTAATGTATTCATAGTTTTTTGAGTTATTTTTTTACTGTTGTCGGTGAGACACCGACAACGGCAGAGTTATATTTTTTATGAACCGTCGTTGAGGTCAAGACCGTCAACGAGGATTATTTAATTAGCCACAAATGGTGATAAGAATTTGGTTTTTACAGTTTCAATTTTTTCTCCATTAGAAAATATTTGTAAGTGAATATCTTCTCTTTTTGGAGGTAGATTATCTTTCGGAAAGTCTATCAAGACTACACCTTTCATTGTCTGTTCTGGTAATAATTGATAACTTTCTGCTCCAATCATTTGAATTGTGCCGTGTTTTTCTTCTAAATCTATGCTCATATTTAGCGTATCGCTAGTTTTATTGATAAGCAA is drawn from Bernardetia sp. and contains these coding sequences:
- the hemA gene encoding glutamyl-tRNA reductase translates to MENSFGTFYITYKEASVPTRERFSLSERETETLLLELKAITEIQEVFILSTCNRTEVYWYGKENAISIVKEKFAQIKSVSIERLIKAGFRELTHSDEVIKRFFEISVGVDSQIIGDWQITHQVKQAYQLADELETIGTYFHKLISFVLKASKKITSQTVFRSGAASVSFATADLVRKIVKNNPSSMPSILVVGVGKIGADTVRNLRKMGIQNVKITNRTLGKSAMLATENAYEVIDFKDVFEEAEKADIVISSVSLPNFFNSLTINVRNVSCRQCFIDLSMPRSVEHKLTNFLKVYNIDDLKEQTKAVREERIGALSAVYEILKEERENFQNWKTEYEYILMLHPFKTALEDLKNNISNKYSSELDEKNQQLITKILTDFTQKAMRIPIVNLKTQLNNHPNQEHQKPFLDTLQRLFS
- a CDS encoding FixH family protein; translated protein: MNTLTTLWAKFNWGTGLFLFYAAFVIFMLSLVVMSHQQKIELVTENYYSKGVDFQTQIEEQKNVATLTEKPTIKQLENGNIELKFPTAESERKVNGEIAFFRPSDKDLDFTLPIDLEQENKQLITKKIEQGLWRIKLSWSENDKKFFQETVLVASN